The genomic window CACATGGAACACTAGATGGAGTTTGAGTTTTTCAGGCAACTCAAGCTTCTTGGCCACCTTGCCTACCTTCTTCACCACTCGAAACGGCCCCTCATATCGTCGTACAAGCCCTTTATGCAACCCATTATGTCACAAAATTAGGTTTAGTTTAGCAAGGACTGAGTCACCGACCTGATATTGCACATCCCTTCGATTCTGATCCGCCCACTTCTTTTTacgcttacttgccttgtgtaGACAAGCCCTAGCCAAATCATTTTGCACTTGCCTATCTCTCACAAATCAATAAGCTGCTGGATTCGGTCTCGCATAACGAGTTGCAACAGCATTAGGTGTAAGTGGGTATTGCCCTGTCACTATCTCGAAAGGACTCTGGTTTGTCGCCCCACTTTTTTTgcaaattgtatgaaaattgagcCACATCTAACAACTTTGGCCAGTCCAtttgtgtggcactcacatagtgcTGAAGATACATCTCCAACAACGCATTCactcgttcagtttgcccatcagtttgtggatgcaTGCTGGTTGAAAAGTTCAAGTTTGAGCCTATTAacttgaacaactccgtccaAAATCGTCCCGTGAATCGCCCATCTCGATCACTGATGATAGACTGCAgcactccccaatatttcaccacATGTCTAAGAAACAAGCGAGCAGCCTCCTCAGCAGGACACTCCTTGGTTGCGGGGATAAATGTTGCATACTTCGAAAACCTGTCCTCCATAACAAAAAATGCTTGCAAATCCATCAGATTTAGGCAAACCTACAATAAATtccatggataaactctcccatgggTGCTCCGGAATAGGTAAAGGTTGTAGCAAGCCAGCAGGAGCCTTTAAATCGATTTTATCTTGTTGGCACAGCAAACAAGTCTTCACATAAGTCTCCACATCGtcacccatgtgaggccaataaaaCTGATCCTCTAAGAGAGCCAAAATGTGGTGTATTCCAGGATGACCAGCCCATCTTGAATCATGACATTCTTTCATGACTTCCTTTCGCAAGTTCCCATGTTGAGGCACATATAGACGTTGTCCCTGGGTGTATAGTAATTCTCCCTCGAGCCAAACTGCCTCGTTTTTCCATCCttggcaagctcaatcaaatttttagCCATGGGATCATGGGACAACCCTTCTTGAATGCGCTCTAATAAGGGGCTATTGGGTTGGCTTATCGTTGCAAATTCCATCTTCCAGCTAAGCGCATCAGCCACAATGTTGGCACTCCCCGGCTTGTACTCCATGCTAAAATCAAACTTCGCTAGGAAAAACTGCCAACGAGCCTGTTTGGgggacaactttttctgggttaggAAATAACTATTTGCAACATTATTAGTGAATACCACAAACCTGGAACCCAGCAAATAGTGCATCCATGTGCGCAAACAATGTACCATAACAATCATCTCTTTTTCTTGGATCGTGTATCTCCGTTCCGTCTTattaagctttcgactctcgaaagcaattggatgcccctcttgcatcaatactccCCCAATTGCATAGTCTAAAGCATCCGTACGTACCTCATGGGCTTTTGAAAAGTCTGGTAAAGCAAGTACAGGTTCACTCATCATTACTTGCTTTACTTGGTCAAATACTTTTCCGCACCAAGAGTCCCAGTCCCATACTTTACCCTTTTTCAACAAGTCCGTCAAGGGTGCAGTGATCTTAAAGTAGCCTTCAATGAAATGTCGATAGTAGTTTGCTAACCCAAGAAAAGACCGCAACTCCGTTACCTTGGTTGGTGGCTCCCAATCGGCAATTGCTCGAACATTGCTTGCATCCATTCGGATCGTGCCACATCCCATAATATGGCCCAAAAATGGCACCTCTTgttgggcaaatgagcatttTTCCTCTTTGACATACAGCTCATTTTCCCGTAGAACTTGGAACACCTTCCTCAAATGTTCCACGTGCTCCTCAAGCGTCTTACTATACACCACAATGTCATCAAGACAAACAACCACAAAGCGATCTAAGAAGGGTTGCAATACCTTATTAATTAGGGTGAAAAACGTGgccggagcatttgtcaacctgAACTGCATCACTAGGAATTCAAAAGACTCGTACCGAGTCACACAGGCTATTTTGGGCTCATCCCCTTCGGCTACTCTCACTTGGTGGTACCCCGATCGCAAATCCAACTTAGTAAGCCATCTCGAGCTAACAAGTTGATCGAAAAAATCTGAAATAAGAGGAATGGGATACCTGTTCTTCACAGTGATCTTGTTTAAGGccctatagtcaatgcacaatctcaagGACCCATCATGCTTCTTTTGGAATAGCATTGGCGCACCAAATGGGGCTTTAGAAGGTCTAATGAACTGGGTATCTAAAAGTTCCCTTAACTGCTTCCGTAACTCCTCCAACTCAGGCGGAGACATTCGATATGGTGCCCTTGCTGGCGGCTCAATATTGGGCAACAATTCAATCTTGTGATCCACCTCCTTCTTAAGTGGCAATGTTTTGGGCAACTCCATAGGCAACACATCTTGAAATGATTCCAGCAACTGCTTCACTTCCTTTGGAATTTCCCCCACGGACTTCTCATCCACATTGTCCCTTAAGGTGGCAAATAGAAGACTTCATTTCTACGTACTCCTTTGGCAAATTGGATTGCCGACAATGTTTTCCCTTCCATGCTTCCCTTTCTTTTCACTCGCAACATATATCGATGGTTCGAATAGGAGATTGTCATGTAATTCTCAGAAGGATGAATATCCGCATTAAGTTGGTCAAGTAACCTTAATCCAaccacaaaatcataatcatcgAGTGGGATTACCTTAATGGTTGCCTTGCCGATCCACTCGCCAAGCCTGAGTTCCACTCCTTTAGCCACACCTACTATAGGAATGCTTTCCGAGTTTACCATTTTAATTCGACCCGAATCTTCCTCTATTTTGAGATCGAGTTCCTTCATTATCTCTTTGGACATAAAAGAATCAGATGCACCAGTATCAACAAAGGCATTCAATCTTCTGCTCGCCACgatgatgtccacaaacatcagTCTATTACTCGCCTTGTCTTCGACACCACCCAATATCGTGCTAAGACTTTTGGTGTCGTATTCGGCCTCTTTACGCACTTCCATAGCATTGAACGCAGCTTTCTTTGGGCAATCCCTCATCCTATGTGGACCTTGACAAAGATAGCATTTCATTGACCCTTTTTTATCCCACCATCTACCTTGACTAGCCCTTGGGCCTTCGCCATTCTTTTCTGCTTGATCTTTGTCTCCTCCACCATTGTCTTTGGGTCTTGGTTTGGGCTTGGAAGACTCACTATTATCAAATTTTCTCCCCCCAACATCGTAGAAATTTTGTGCCTCAGCCATGGCTACGATCAAATCAGTGATACCTAGGTGACGCAACTCTTGCTTAGCCCACAttttcagcccatcctcgaaccaATAAAATGCTTCCTTCTCATTCAAGTCTAATATCTAAAGCATCAACTCACTGAATTCCCGAACATAATCTCAAACGGTGTCTTGTTGCGTAAGTCGACGCAACTTAGCACGAGCCTCCTTTTCAGCATGCTGCGGATAAAATTGCTTCTTTAACTCTctttggaactcctcccaagtcccaatAGTCATTCCTCCACGTTTCTCATCCGTGGACCTACGTCGCCACCACAAGAGAGCAACATCAGCAAAGTAaattgaagcagtgtttaccttagtAGCATCATCCTCAATGCCTATTTCTCGAAAATATTGTTCCAATTCCCACAGGAAGTTATCCACTTCTCTTGCGGACCTAGCCCCCTTGAACTTCTCGAGTTTTGGAACATCCACATGATGTTGCCTCAGTCCCGAAGCCAACATCCCACTTCCCAAAGCAGCTTTACAGATTGTGAGCTCCCCTTTAAGCTCAGCAATCTCCCCTTTCATAGCAGTCACCAGGGCCTCAAGAGCTTCGTCCCTTACCGTCAACTTGCCCGAAGTGGACCTAAGAGTGTCCAGCACAAATTCTTTGCTGTCTTCCCTCAGTTTCTTCATACGGGTCAGGACCACTTCGAGTGCCTCCCTCATGTCACCAACAAACTCGTCGAGATTGACCACTCGATTTTCCAAGCTCGACAACATGTCCCTCGATCGACTAGCCTTtctagccctcccacgggtctccattggctcattctcaccaacttctttcgacatcctTCAATAGTGCTTTCGTAAGACTGGCTCAGATACCAACTGTCACGAACTTAGAATTTTCGCCTcacgatccgtgcggccttaggcagtttcttactTCCCAAAAACACCTAAGTCAACCTAACTCCCACGATTTGAGGATTCAAGAGAATTCCCCTTTGAAAATAAACACAAACGAAAGCAACTCAAGGATCAAACAGAGATGAACGAAGAACGAAATAAGAACAAGCCTCAGAATATCACGAACACAAGAGAGAGagaagtttgagtgaatactctcaagaattcttattactcttcaaaactcaagtgatttaaaatgaggggagaggcctctatttatagtagagTCTCCCCAAATTCAACGGTACAAATcaagtacatcaacggctaagatcgaaaggtatctacaaatcaaatctctaaaATTACAAagtcatatcttctaagattacatatcatatctgcgattgcatatcctcgaagattatgtttccatatgtgacaAGCTTGCAAatgggccttcaatctcttcaagcaatgggtcagtccgatcgggccaaatgacctccttcccACTTGATGGATCGCACGAATatgtcatggttgcgggctcccatgtGCAACCCATGACACTAGCACACGCATTATATACATACCCATATTCTTATTCAAACggaaatttaatatttgattaaattaattttaagcatttaaatgcaaaattaaattattattcaatttgCAACTTTGACTATGTACACATGGTGACTTAATAATATGACAAATAACAATTTCTGATCTATACCCACATTGGATTAATTTcctaaattgtatttttatattactaTATATATGATTTCTTCaattataaacaatttttttaaaataatatataatggaTTTTCTTTTACTGTTTCATCTAATTTGTCACTTAAATTGATTCTCTACTGATTCAAGATATACCAATTTTATATATtctattaaactttaatttcaacCAACACCTATCTAGATCTATTCATGACCCAAAAGCTTATTCGAAATTTGAGAGTTTGAACAAAACTATTAAGATCAAAATACGAGGTTGagaaaaaatttaactcatttaaaatatgagcCGAGCTCAAGCTTAAATTTATTAccctaatgtaaacattaaaataatgttaaaagaaaattatataaatttcaataaataaaaattatataagattattaaatattaaattaaaataatataaatatttaaaaaatttaaaaataatataagcaagTTTAAAATAGACTTAAATTAATTTGTTGCAAATATGAACAgacttgaacaaaattttaaactcattctGGGTCAAGCAAGGCTTAGGCaaacaaaaattatattaaaatatcatgCGCGCATGAACACCTCCACCTCCAGACACCTTACACAGGTTGAATAACTGATCCAGGTGGTTCATTCATTTTTATACTGCAGTTTGCCTTGGGAAGCTTGCAATCTGCATGGAGGAGCATCTATAGCCCAAATCGTAGCTTACATTATAAGAAGGGACATTACTTGGGCAAAGGGCAACATTTATAAGCAAATGAAGTAATAAGCTACAACAAAGTAGGAAGTAGCATGACCCATCTTTATTACCAAAATCTATGGAGCTGTTATCTCATCTCACCTGATCAGTAATGGGTCACTCTATGAATCGCTACTTCCaacatttacaaattaattcTAGCAACACTTACCAATAAGTACATATACCAGCTATTAAATCGAACATGATTTGTAATTGAATTACGGCACAAGATATGGTTCGCTCAAGGTGCCGTGTGCATGAAAGTGTCCTCATCTAATAGTTTTTCGAGATCAATCAAGTCTTTGTCCAAATCTGTCGTTTCTCCTGCAAAGTTGAGAACCTTATCGTACAAGACCTGCCAAGTTAATGCAAAGAGAGAATTTGTCATAAAAACCAAACTTTGTTTTCATGCATGCTTTCTAGCTCTTAATACTGATAACCATCCATGAGATACCAAGATCTTGCAGAGTCATCTCACGAAAGCTCGATTTCAGTGAAAAATCTAAACATCTCTAATAAGACCGAGCTTTCATGTGTCAATATCCTTACCAAGAGTAACTAATAACAATGTATTAGAGAGAACATTTCAATGACTTGAGTGTGAGTGACAGACATGGCTTTGTTCAATTTTTTCTAAGATTTTCATATGTTTACCTATGTCTATGCATGACTCTAACGTGGGTACTTTTAGAAAAATGAAGAGCTGGAATAACATAGTTTTCAATTACCTTCTCTTGGATCTCGGTGACAACATTTTTAATCCTACTATATTGATCTCGGCCTGCAGGATTCTGGGCCATGGACTTAACTCTGGCAAGTGCCTTCTGCAACCTTTCTTCAGTTTGCTTCCTGCCTTTTTTCAAGAAATCATAGTCATCCTCCTTTGAGGGCACAGATACGCTAGGACCCTTGGTGAGTGTTTCAGGTTTGAATCCACGTAAACCACTTCCTTTCCGTCTCCAACGTAAGATCACCTTCTCCACAATTCCTACTGACCAGACAATCTTCCGATAGTTTTTCCTTACCTGGTGGCCTCTTACATGAGCctttcataaaaattaaacaaaactaAAAGTTAGGGTTCAACAATTCAACAATTATGATTGTCAAGGAAAATCACGACTCAATATAAAGCATGAATTATAAGAGCCAATAAACTAAAGCAGCAATGGCAATGGACCTGAATCTTGACAATGCGTTGGCGGATTATCAGAAACTCTTTTCTGCCCTTCCAACCACGAAACTTATTTTGTATGCGACTGGCAGCAGCATGCACGCGCTCATCATGTTGTCCGGGCTTGTTTGACTTGACTGCTAAAAGTGAAAGTGCACGCTCATCtgacattccatatttatcattACCATACTCTTTTAACTGCCTGTTTTGGAAAGACTGTACCCTGAAGACTTGATGGATGCGAGCAGCAGCTTGCGTGGCATTACGAACAGCAGCTAATGAGTCCTTTAGTGATGGGCCATCAGAAACATCCCCACAGTTGAGTGGAGCTGTGTTTAGTTCCAAAATTTTCTGTATGACATCTGGTCTAGAATCTGTGGTACTGGCACTGCCTTGCTTATCCAAATTGAGGGATAGAAGATGGGAACTCAAATCACATTCCGCAAGATAACCAGAAATTCCTTTATGTCCGTTGGCTGAGGCCAGATCAGCAGGCGTTCTGCCTAAAGGATATTCTGGTGTTGGATCTGTTAATGCTCCGGGAGCTGCACCCAATGAAATAAGGGAAGCAACTGTGCGTTCTCTGATGTTAAAGACAGTTTATGTCAGCAGAAGCCAGACAAACCACAACAAGCACATCATTATTTTAGGACCCTTATTTTAGGAGGCCTGGAGCTCTACAGCCTAGAATACGCTTGTTTCGAAAATAGGGTAGTAGGGGAAATTAatcaaaaagatgaaaaataaaatagacaGAACATAATTTAACTTGATTTTCAAGATGCTTACCTGCCAGAAGATGCCGCCCAATGAAGTGCAGTCCAACCATTCACATCCCGGAAGTTAACACTAACACCAGCAACTATCGTTGGTTCTAAGGCCCAATCATATCCAAGAGCAGAAGCAAAATGTATAACACCTTGGCCACCCTTGTCCAATAAGCTAGGGCCTTTTCCACCTTCCACTATCTTCTGCAAGAGCCATACACGCAACTTCTCTTTCAATAGCTTTTTGAGCAGCTGCTCCTTTAGTTTTTCTAGGAAAAAGTCTTCCTCCAAGTTATGTGCCAACATTTGGTCCCATTCCTCAACATCCTCTTTCAgcaatgaattaattttattgctCAGCTGGGATATATCAGCGATGCTATTGGTGTTAGAAGCAGGGGAACTGGAGCCAAGGCACAATAATCTACCAAATCGCATATCAAGAATTTCAATGGCATTATTGCTAGGATTATCAACAGTATCTATATCTTGGATATGACTGACTCGGTATTCGAACTCTCGGACTTCACTACAAGCTAATCTGTTGGAGCATGTGACATAGAAGGGAACCCTGCCAGCCTCATGTATTGGAGTGTGGCAACGAAGAACACCATCTGCTATGACCTCTGCTGGAACTTCTACTTCCCCAAACATGCAAGACCACTTGCAATTTTCGGCATGGCCTTGACTTTTCAAGAACCTTCCTGTAATGAGGACCTgtgt from Gossypium hirsutum isolate 1008001.06 chromosome D12, Gossypium_hirsutum_v2.1, whole genome shotgun sequence includes these protein-coding regions:
- the LOC107948143 gene encoding calmodulin-binding transcription activator 3 isoform X2, which produces MCCLSILLILFLGGSLFLFDRKVLRYFRKDGHNWRKKKDGKTVKEAHERLKAGSIDVLHCYYAHGEQNENFQRRSYWMLEEDLSHIVLVHYRDVKGNRTNFNRLKETEGAIPYSQEAVGIVPNSEVESSMSSNFLPNNSQIPSQTMDTASMNSVHVQASEYEDAESVSNHQASSQFHSFLDSHQPVAGRADTRFYDPYVHVSHSNNCYGKPSITAFQLTQTDKDREYNVAGITYEPQKNLDFTSWEDVLGNCDRGVESAQYQPPFTLKQNDTVGLLFDNSFLKKQAFEDQSHAQEEWQGYEGDSSHIVKWSLDQKLHPDLRYDLTSKFDEEVNHNLHPEKQHDHYLLNNQLTDPSKGDHEYVPKPDSENYLTLEGKSVYSSAMRPHLFDGSLAEEGLKKLDSFNRWMSKELGDVDESHTHSSSGAYWDEVEGQNGIDVSSIPSQEQLDTFMLGPSLSHDQLFSIIDFSPNWAYVGSEIKVLITGRFLKSQGHAENCKWSCMFGEVEVPAEVIADGVLRCHTPIHEAGRVPFYVTCSNRLACSEVREFEYRVSHIQDIDTVDNPSNNAIEILDMRFGRLLCLGSSSPASNTNSIADISQLSNKINSLLKEDVEEWDQMLAHNLEEDFFLEKLKEQLLKKLLKEKLRVWLLQKIVEGGKGPSLLDKGGQGVIHFASALGYDWALEPTIVAGVSVNFRDVNGWTALHWAASSGRERTVASLISLGAAPGALTDPTPEYPLGRTPADLASANGHKGISGYLAECDLSSHLLSLNLDKQGSASTTDSRPDVIQKILELNTAPLNCGDVSDGPSLKDSLAAVRNATQAAARIHQVFRVQSFQNRQLKEYGNDKYGMSDERALSLLAVKSNKPGQHDERVHAAASRIQNKFRGWKGRKEFLIIRQRIVKIQAHVRGHQVRKNYRKIVWSVGIVEKVILRWRRKGSGLRGFKPETLTKGPSVSVPSKEDDYDFLKKGRKQTEERLQKALARVKSMAQNPAGRDQYSRIKNVVTEIQEKVLYDKVLNFAGETTDLDKDLIDLEKLLDEDTFMHTAP
- the LOC107948143 gene encoding calmodulin-binding transcription activator 3 isoform X4, with protein sequence MLEEDLSHIVLVHYRDVKGNRTNFNRLKETEGAIPYSQEAVGIVPNSEVESSMSSNFLPNNSQIPSQTMDTASMNSVHVQASEYEDAESVSNHQASSQFHSFLDSHQPVAGRADTRFYDPYVHVSHSNNCYGKPSITAFQLTQTDKDREYNVAGITYEPQKNLDFTSWEDVLGNCDRGVESAQYQPPFTLKQNDTVGLLFDNSFLKKQAFEDQSHAQEEWQGYEGDSSHIVKWSLDQKLHPDLRYDLTSKFDEEVNHNLHPEKQHDHYLLNNQLTDPSKGDHEYVPKPDSENYLTLEGKSVYSSAMRPHLFDGSLAEEGLKKLDSFNRWMSKELGDVDESHTHSSSGAYWDEVEGQNGIDVSSIPSQEQLDTFMLGPSLSHDQLFSIIDFSPNWAYVGSEIKVLITGRFLKSQGHAENCKWSCMFGEVEVPAEVIADGVLRCHTPIHEAGRVPFYVTCSNRLACSEVREFEYRVSHIQDIDTVDNPSNNAIEILDMRFGRLLCLGSSSPASNTNSIADISQLSNKINSLLKEDVEEWDQMLAHNLEEDFFLEKLKEQLLKKLLKEKLRVWLLQKIVEGGKGPSLLDKGGQGVIHFASALGYDWALEPTIVAGVSVNFRDVNGWTALHWAASSGRERTVASLISLGAAPGALTDPTPEYPLGRTPADLASANGHKGISGYLAECDLSSHLLSLNLDKQGSASTTDSRPDVIQKILELNTAPLNCGDVSDGPSLKDSLAAVRNATQAAARIHQVFRVQSFQNRQLKEYGNDKYGMSDERALSLLAVKSNKPGQHDERVHAAASRIQNKFRGWKGRKEFLIIRQRIVKIQAHVRGHQVRKNYRKIVWSVGIVEKVILRWRRKGSGLRGFKPETLTKGPSVSVPSKEDDYDFLKKGRKQTEERLQKALARVKSMAQNPAGRDQYSRIKNVVTEIQEKVLYDKVLNFAGETTDLDKDLIDLEKLLDEDTFMHTAP
- the LOC107948143 gene encoding calmodulin-binding transcription activator 3 isoform X1; translation: MAESRRYVLTNQLDIDQILLEAQHRWLRPAEICEILRNYKKFHISSEPAHMPPSGSLFLFDRKVLRYFRKDGHNWRKKKDGKTVKEAHERLKAGSIDVLHCYYAHGEQNENFQRRSYWMLEEDLSHIVLVHYRDVKGNRTNFNRLKETEGAIPYSQEAVGIVPNSEVESSMSSNFLPNNSQIPSQTMDTASMNSVHVQASEYEDAESVSNHQASSQFHSFLDSHQPVAGRADTRFYDPYVHVSHSNNCYGKPSITAFQLTQTDKDREYNVAGITYEPQKNLDFTSWEDVLGNCDRGVESAQYQPPFTLKQNDTVGLLFDNSFLKKQAFEDQSHAQEEWQGYEGDSSHIVKWSLDQKLHPDLRYDLTSKFDEEVNHNLHPEKQHDHYLLNNQLTDPSKGDHEYVPKPDSENYLTLEGKSVYSSAMRPHLFDGSLAEEGLKKLDSFNRWMSKELGDVDESHTHSSSGAYWDEVEGQNGIDVSSIPSQEQLDTFMLGPSLSHDQLFSIIDFSPNWAYVGSEIKVLITGRFLKSQGHAENCKWSCMFGEVEVPAEVIADGVLRCHTPIHEAGRVPFYVTCSNRLACSEVREFEYRVSHIQDIDTVDNPSNNAIEILDMRFGRLLCLGSSSPASNTNSIADISQLSNKINSLLKEDVEEWDQMLAHNLEEDFFLEKLKEQLLKKLLKEKLRVWLLQKIVEGGKGPSLLDKGGQGVIHFASALGYDWALEPTIVAGVSVNFRDVNGWTALHWAASSGRERTVASLISLGAAPGALTDPTPEYPLGRTPADLASANGHKGISGYLAECDLSSHLLSLNLDKQGSASTTDSRPDVIQKILELNTAPLNCGDVSDGPSLKDSLAAVRNATQAAARIHQVFRVQSFQNRQLKEYGNDKYGMSDERALSLLAVKSNKPGQHDERVHAAASRIQNKFRGWKGRKEFLIIRQRIVKIQAHVRGHQVRKNYRKIVWSVGIVEKVILRWRRKGSGLRGFKPETLTKGPSVSVPSKEDDYDFLKKGRKQTEERLQKALARVKSMAQNPAGRDQYSRIKNVVTEIQEKVLYDKVLNFAGETTDLDKDLIDLEKLLDEDTFMHTAP
- the LOC107948143 gene encoding calmodulin-binding transcription activator 3 isoform X3, which translates into the protein MPPSGSLFLFDRKVLRYFRKDGHNWRKKKDGKTVKEAHERLKAGSIDVLHCYYAHGEQNENFQRRSYWMLEEDLSHIVLVHYRDVKGNRTNFNRLKETEGAIPYSQEAVGIVPNSEVESSMSSNFLPNNSQIPSQTMDTASMNSVHVQASEYEDAESVSNHQASSQFHSFLDSHQPVAGRADTRFYDPYVHVSHSNNCYGKPSITAFQLTQTDKDREYNVAGITYEPQKNLDFTSWEDVLGNCDRGVESAQYQPPFTLKQNDTVGLLFDNSFLKKQAFEDQSHAQEEWQGYEGDSSHIVKWSLDQKLHPDLRYDLTSKFDEEVNHNLHPEKQHDHYLLNNQLTDPSKGDHEYVPKPDSENYLTLEGKSVYSSAMRPHLFDGSLAEEGLKKLDSFNRWMSKELGDVDESHTHSSSGAYWDEVEGQNGIDVSSIPSQEQLDTFMLGPSLSHDQLFSIIDFSPNWAYVGSEIKVLITGRFLKSQGHAENCKWSCMFGEVEVPAEVIADGVLRCHTPIHEAGRVPFYVTCSNRLACSEVREFEYRVSHIQDIDTVDNPSNNAIEILDMRFGRLLCLGSSSPASNTNSIADISQLSNKINSLLKEDVEEWDQMLAHNLEEDFFLEKLKEQLLKKLLKEKLRVWLLQKIVEGGKGPSLLDKGGQGVIHFASALGYDWALEPTIVAGVSVNFRDVNGWTALHWAASSGRERTVASLISLGAAPGALTDPTPEYPLGRTPADLASANGHKGISGYLAECDLSSHLLSLNLDKQGSASTTDSRPDVIQKILELNTAPLNCGDVSDGPSLKDSLAAVRNATQAAARIHQVFRVQSFQNRQLKEYGNDKYGMSDERALSLLAVKSNKPGQHDERVHAAASRIQNKFRGWKGRKEFLIIRQRIVKIQAHVRGHQVRKNYRKIVWSVGIVEKVILRWRRKGSGLRGFKPETLTKGPSVSVPSKEDDYDFLKKGRKQTEERLQKALARVKSMAQNPAGRDQYSRIKNVVTEIQEKVLYDKVLNFAGETTDLDKDLIDLEKLLDEDTFMHTAP